One genomic segment of Methanothermococcus okinawensis IH1 includes these proteins:
- a CDS encoding AIR synthase related protein, with amino-acid sequence MDIEGYVKRCLEKKIPENKIIEDGFKRIMEIKKIDEDIAKEFVEAVIKEVKTTQSYKKIDDKKLKYLLDYKKSGVKMGEMGGGSRGKGDFYIHRQIARIIESTNQKTEVDSREQDDAGVVKSKADYIVVAVDGTHSRLSDFPFLAGFHVCRACLRDVFVMGADPVALISDIHLADDGDVSKIFDFTGGICAVSEAIGVPLVSGSTLRVGGDMVLGDRMVSSVGAIGVIKDNKPTARKRAEIGDVILMTEGSGGGTISTTALYYGMFDVIYETLNVDFLKACKNLIKYDLLKYIHVMTDVTNGGLRGDAYEISKTANVSLEFYKDKIYDLINPKVLDMLNKLDIDPLGVSVDSLLIIAPKEYADEIMKKTGAKIVGEVKEGNISYLIDNDKKIPLIPEFREAAYTPVKKVVGKMKPNEEEFEIMKEKVKKACDEAIKKKEFVKELLSKD; translated from the coding sequence ATGGATATTGAAGGATATGTAAAAAGATGTTTGGAGAAAAAAATCCCTGAAAATAAAATAATAGAAGATGGATTCAAAAGAATTATGGAAATAAAAAAAATAGATGAAGATATAGCAAAGGAATTTGTTGAGGCAGTCATTAAAGAGGTAAAAACCACACAGTCCTATAAAAAAATAGATGATAAAAAATTAAAATACCTATTGGATTATAAAAAATCGGGGGTAAAAATGGGAGAAATGGGAGGAGGCAGTAGAGGAAAGGGGGATTTTTATATTCATAGGCAGATAGCAAGGATAATTGAAAGCACAAATCAAAAAACAGAAGTTGATAGCAGGGAGCAGGATGATGCAGGGGTTGTAAAATCAAAGGCAGATTATATAGTCGTTGCAGTTGATGGAACTCATTCAAGATTAAGCGATTTTCCTTTTTTAGCAGGTTTTCATGTTTGTAGAGCATGTCTTAGGGATGTTTTTGTGATGGGTGCAGACCCTGTTGCACTTATAAGCGATATCCATTTGGCAGATGACGGGGATGTATCCAAGATATTTGATTTTACGGGTGGTATTTGTGCAGTATCTGAGGCAATAGGCGTTCCTTTGGTTTCAGGAAGCACATTAAGAGTTGGAGGGGATATGGTATTGGGGGATAGAATGGTGAGCTCCGTAGGGGCAATAGGTGTAATTAAAGATAACAAACCTACGGCAAGAAAAAGGGCAGAAATTGGAGATGTAATTTTAATGACCGAAGGAAGCGGTGGAGGAACAATATCCACAACGGCTTTGTATTATGGCATGTTTGATGTAATTTATGAAACACTCAATGTGGATTTTTTAAAGGCATGCAAAAATCTCATAAAATATGATTTATTAAAATATATCCATGTAATGACCGATGTAACAAACGGGGGGCTTAGAGGGGATGCCTACGAAATTTCAAAAACTGCAAATGTTTCACTGGAATTTTATAAAGATAAAATATACGATTTGATAAATCCTAAGGTTTTGGATATGCTTAATAAATTGGATATTGACCCATTAGGTGTTTCAGTTGATAGTTTATTGATAATAGCTCCAAAAGAATATGCAGATGAAATCATGAAAAAAACTGGTGCAAAAATAGTTGGAGAGGTGAAAGAAGGAAACATTAGTTATTTAATCGATAATGATAAAAAAATACCATTAATTCCAGAATTTAGGGAAGCTGCATACACCCCAGTTAAAAAAGTAGTAGGTAAGATGAAACCTAATGAAGAAGAATTTGAAATTATGAAGGAAAAGGTTAAAAAGGCATGTGATGAAGCCATCAAAAAGAAGGAATTTGTAAAGGAATTATTGAGCAAGGATTAA
- a CDS encoding methanogenesis marker 6 protein, with translation MKTKVIVLAEDANTSPSKLFRYLNSLNYDIKVKETCFGAYIEGEDELVDKIADMVRNLEKNKIFCKDRGFPIWDKRRCRAFRKGGPREGFHQLEAEQKALELISKGLEEVEKGELNIDEIDRKYNSILEKNKKISIDEFKKIAEAVK, from the coding sequence ATGAAAACAAAGGTAATTGTTTTAGCAGAGGATGCCAATACTTCTCCTTCAAAGCTATTCAGGTATTTAAATTCATTGAATTATGATATAAAAGTTAAAGAAACATGTTTTGGAGCATATATTGAAGGGGAAGATGAACTTGTAGATAAAATAGCAGACATGGTTAGAAATCTTGAAAAAAATAAAATATTTTGTAAGGATAGGGGATTTCCTATATGGGATAAGAGAAGATGTAGGGCATTTAGAAAAGGAGGTCCAAGAGAGGGATTTCACCAACTTGAAGCAGAACAGAAAGCATTGGAACTAATTTCAAAAGGTTTGGAAGAGGTTGAAAAAGGAGAATTAAATATCGATGAAATTGACAGAAAATACAATTCCATATTGGAAAAAAATAAAAAAATAAGTATAGATGAATTTAAGAAGATTGCTGAGGCTGTTAAATAA
- the hjc gene encoding Holliday junction resolvase Hjc, protein MKGYKYKKGSNFERELKKMFENKGFAVVRSAGSHGIDLIVGKKGNIYALECKITSKEKFYISKEDVDKLINFSEIFGAQPYIALKMNGKILFINPYLLTTSKKNYLLDYYKICPIAKDFKELIGEGKQMKFTI, encoded by the coding sequence TTGAAAGGATATAAATATAAAAAAGGTTCTAATTTTGAAAGAGAGCTCAAAAAAATGTTTGAAAATAAAGGATTTGCAGTTGTTAGAAGTGCTGGAAGTCATGGTATCGATTTAATTGTTGGAAAAAAAGGAAATATCTATGCATTAGAATGTAAAATAACCTCAAAAGAAAAATTTTATATTTCAAAGGAAGATGTGGATAAACTTATAAATTTTTCAGAAATTTTCGGAGCTCAGCCATATATTGCATTAAAGATGAATGGAAAAATTTTGTTTATAAATCCATATCTTTTAACAACATCTAAAAAGAATTATTTATTGGATTATTATAAGATATGCCCTATTGCTAAGGATTTTAAAGAATTAATAGGGGAAGGAAAGCAGATGAAATTTACTATTTAG
- the hypD gene encoding hydrogenase formation protein HypD yields the protein MININDKTLIKKAIESIKKLSDKINHDIHIMHVCGSHEHTICKYGIRDVLPENITVIPGPGCPVCVTTQKEIDTAIYLAENGYTIATLGDMYRVPGSEKSLMQLQSEGADVRIVYGIGDAVKIAKEQEKNNKGKVVFVAIGFETTAPTTAAELLHLNNKLGKNDKNDSNFYILNCHRQTPPVMDFLLSSGKTNIDGFICPGHVSTITGLKPYYEPCKKYGAPMVVAGFEPIDVLVSIAMILKQIVNNTPKVENEYKRGVRDEGNIVAQKMINEVFEPADVAWRGFPVIKDGGLKLREKYTKFDIFNHEDIPEIKEKIIKGCICSEILRGEKLPTDCKLFGNPCNPLNPIGSCMVSEEGTCRIFYKYKNYKL from the coding sequence ATGATAAACATTAACGACAAAACTTTGATAAAAAAAGCAATAGAATCTATCAAAAAATTATCGGATAAAATAAACCACGACATACATATAATGCATGTCTGCGGTTCTCATGAACATACCATATGTAAATATGGGATAAGGGATGTTCTTCCTGAAAATATTACCGTTATACCAGGTCCTGGATGTCCAGTATGTGTGACCACTCAAAAAGAGATAGATACTGCAATTTATTTAGCTGAAAATGGATATACAATAGCTACATTGGGAGATATGTATAGGGTTCCGGGAAGTGAAAAATCATTGATGCAACTTCAATCAGAAGGGGCTGATGTAAGGATTGTATATGGTATAGGAGATGCAGTAAAAATTGCAAAAGAGCAGGAAAAGAACAATAAAGGAAAAGTTGTATTTGTGGCAATAGGCTTTGAAACAACAGCACCAACAACAGCCGCAGAGCTCCTACATCTTAACAATAAATTAGGCAAAAATGATAAAAATGACTCAAACTTTTATATATTAAACTGCCATAGGCAAACACCACCTGTAATGGATTTTTTGCTTAGCAGTGGAAAAACAAATATAGATGGATTTATATGCCCAGGGCATGTTTCAACAATTACAGGTTTAAAACCATATTATGAACCTTGTAAAAAATACGGAGCTCCGATGGTTGTAGCGGGATTTGAACCTATCGATGTTTTGGTATCCATTGCCATGATTTTAAAACAGATAGTGAATAACACTCCAAAGGTCGAAAATGAATATAAAAGAGGAGTAAGGGATGAAGGTAATATTGTAGCTCAAAAAATGATAAACGAAGTATTCGAACCTGCTGATGTTGCTTGGAGAGGATTTCCAGTTATAAAAGATGGTGGTTTAAAACTTAGAGAAAAATATACAAAGTTTGACATATTTAACCATGAAGATATCCCAGAAATAAAGGAAAAAATAATTAAAGGTTGTATTTGTAGTGAAATATTAAGGGGTGAAAAATTGCCAACTGATTGTAAATTATTTGGAAACCCTTGTAATCCATTAAATCCTATTGGAAGTTGTATGGTTTCTGAGGAGGGAACTTGCAGAATATTTTACAAATACAAAAATTATAAATTATAA
- a CDS encoding DUF2283 domain-containing protein, which produces MTISVDYDFENDDLFVYKKGAKSKMTIDLDDVLLDFDNKGIVGMEILDASKIFKVDKYDLLKNLIKFEAVIKITKDVIKLNMKLEVLKRNKEIVRESTIKGLNYNGLNEGEMEITC; this is translated from the coding sequence ATGACTATTAGTGTTGATTATGATTTTGAAAATGATGACTTATTTGTATATAAAAAAGGTGCAAAATCAAAAATGACTATTGATTTAGATGATGTTTTATTGGATTTTGATAACAAAGGTATTGTAGGGATGGAGATATTGGATGCTTCAAAGATATTCAAAGTTGATAAATACGATTTATTAAAAAATTTAATTAAATTTGAAGCTGTAATTAAAATAACAAAGGATGTAATTAAATTAAATATGAAATTGGAAGTATTGAAAAGAAATAAAGAGATAGTTAGAGAATCTACCATAAAAGGTTTAAATTACAATGGATTAAATGAAGGTGAAATGGAAATTACCTGCTAA
- a CDS encoding AMP phosphorylase, with the protein MLFLKVKYLDLDLETNAIIINEEDLKGTAYYPHDRVLVETSGGSFIGTLYSTKTMVSPGEVGFSKTIMPMPLKEGEEVRIRHAQKPSSLNYIKKKMEGQTLKPHEIHTIVDEIVSKKLSNIELTAFVVSNYINGMETNEIVEMTKRMADTGEKLEWENSPIVDVHSIGGVPGNKYALLTIPIVASAGIIIPKTSSRAITSAAGTADIVEVLANVNLNAEEIKRVVKATNGCLVWGGAVNLAPADDIIINVERPLAIDPKPQLLASVMAKKIATGINYTVIDIPIGPGVKIKNEKEGNQLARKFIELGDLLGIRVECVLTYGGQPIGRAIGPALEAREALMALTDFKSAPNSLIEKSTSLAGVLLELGGAAQPGKGNKLAWEILSSGKALEKFNEIITEQGGKETKPDEIEVGNFSADIISPDNGYITYISNKLITNVAKEAGAPKDKKAGILLHAKVGDKVDKGEVLYTIYSSSEERLNAAVNLARRTYPVKVEGMLLKRISKF; encoded by the coding sequence ATGCTGTTTTTAAAGGTTAAATATTTAGATTTGGATTTAGAAACTAATGCAATTATTATAAATGAGGAAGACTTAAAAGGAACTGCATATTACCCTCATGATAGGGTTTTAGTGGAAACCTCAGGAGGTTCTTTTATAGGAACATTATACTCAACAAAAACGATGGTATCTCCGGGAGAAGTGGGTTTTAGTAAGACTATCATGCCTATGCCTTTGAAAGAAGGGGAAGAGGTTAGAATAAGACACGCTCAAAAACCTTCATCTTTAAATTATATTAAGAAAAAAATGGAAGGTCAGACTTTAAAACCTCATGAGATACATACGATAGTGGATGAAATTGTATCTAAAAAGTTATCAAACATTGAATTAACTGCATTTGTAGTTTCCAACTATATAAATGGTATGGAAACAAATGAAATTGTCGAAATGACGAAGAGAATGGCTGATACAGGAGAAAAACTTGAATGGGAGAATAGCCCTATTGTGGATGTTCATAGTATTGGGGGTGTTCCTGGAAATAAATATGCACTCCTCACCATCCCAATAGTGGCATCTGCCGGTATAATCATTCCAAAAACCTCATCAAGAGCCATTACCTCAGCAGCTGGGACAGCTGATATTGTAGAAGTCCTTGCAAATGTAAATTTAAATGCAGAAGAGATAAAAAGAGTGGTAAAAGCTACAAACGGATGTTTAGTTTGGGGAGGAGCTGTTAATCTTGCACCAGCAGATGATATCATAATAAATGTGGAGAGACCACTTGCAATAGACCCTAAACCTCAATTGCTTGCAAGTGTTATGGCAAAGAAGATTGCAACAGGTATAAACTACACCGTAATTGATATCCCCATTGGACCTGGTGTAAAGATAAAAAATGAAAAAGAGGGAAACCAATTAGCAAGGAAATTTATAGAGCTCGGGGACTTACTTGGAATTCGTGTTGAATGTGTTTTGACATACGGTGGTCAGCCAATAGGTAGGGCAATAGGTCCTGCACTTGAAGCGAGGGAAGCTTTAATGGCATTAACAGATTTCAAATCAGCTCCAAACAGTTTAATTGAAAAATCCACTTCGCTTGCAGGGGTGTTATTAGAACTTGGAGGAGCAGCACAGCCCGGAAAAGGTAATAAATTGGCATGGGAAATTTTATCATCAGGAAAAGCATTGGAGAAATTTAATGAGATAATAACTGAACAGGGTGGAAAAGAAACAAAACCCGATGAAATTGAAGTGGGAAATTTCAGTGCAGATATAATTTCTCCTGATAATGGATATATAACATATATATCAAATAAGTTAATTACAAATGTGGCAAAAGAGGCAGGAGCTCCGAAGGATAAAAAGGCAGGAATTCTATTGCATGCAAAAGTAGGGGATAAGGTGGATAAAGGGGAAGTATTATATACCATTTATTCGAGCTCGGAAGAGAGGCTAAATGCCGCAGTTAATCTTGCAAGAAGAACCTATCCTGTGAAAGTCGAAGGCATGCTCCTTAAAAGAATTAGCAAATTTTAA
- a CDS encoding nascent polypeptide-associated complex protein translates to MFPGRMNPRMLKQMQKMMKDFGMDAEDLKAIKVTIELDDKILVFEKPKVQVMDMMGNKTYSITGKAKKVKKETEKSEIKDEEVKLDITEEDIEMVMDQCNVSKEEAKKALEECKGDIAEAILKLSE, encoded by the coding sequence ATGTTTCCTGGAAGAATGAATCCAAGAATGTTAAAACAAATGCAAAAGATGATGAAAGATTTTGGAATGGACGCTGAGGATTTAAAAGCCATTAAGGTAACAATCGAGTTAGACGATAAAATACTCGTGTTTGAGAAACCAAAAGTTCAAGTAATGGATATGATGGGAAACAAAACCTACTCCATAACAGGAAAGGCAAAAAAGGTTAAGAAAGAAACCGAAAAGTCAGAAATAAAAGATGAAGAAGTTAAGTTAGACATCACAGAGGAGGATATTGAAATGGTAATGGACCAGTGTAATGTTTCAAAAGAAGAAGCCAAAAAAGCACTGGAAGAATGCAAAGGAGATATAGCCGAGGCAATTTTAAAATTAAGTGAATAA
- a CDS encoding bifunctional 5,6,7,8-tetrahydromethanopterin hydro-lyase/3-hexulose-6-phosphate synthase: MIKFGEAILGKDLKAVVNVIIGKGNEIDIAFSNALTRTPSPIFANLRDNLIVKPLSIVVPRHNIDNEIQAELLHGVIQYGAAKAIADLDLDEDLKIVITVSVPDVPYTTLNKRKLFHYYYGATKLAITRALNEYPSKEKIKKEKYRALHPLVGFRDVRLERPPYLQVALDVPTVENMEFIIESLPKTDRIIIEAGTPLIKKYGIEIIEHIRELYDGYIVADLKTIDTGRVEVRMAFECTANAVVLSGVAPKATILKGIHECEKCGIMSYLDTINIENPLKLYNSLELKPDVLMVHRGIDEETFNKDRLYLDTDNEKDKKLILGVAGGVSIDNIDELKNKYDILVVGRGITKSRDPGRVARAIVNKLGDDIEQYRLYLDEDEDINL; the protein is encoded by the coding sequence ATGATAAAATTCGGTGAAGCCATTCTTGGAAAAGATTTAAAAGCAGTAGTTAATGTTATAATTGGTAAAGGAAACGAAATAGATATTGCTTTCTCAAACGCATTAACCAGAACACCATCCCCAATATTTGCCAATTTAAGAGATAATTTAATTGTAAAACCGTTATCCATTGTTGTTCCAAGACATAACATTGACAATGAAATACAAGCTGAGCTCCTACATGGAGTGATACAATATGGTGCAGCAAAAGCCATTGCAGATTTAGACCTCGATGAAGATTTAAAAATAGTAATTACTGTTTCAGTTCCAGATGTCCCCTACACTACATTGAATAAAAGAAAGCTGTTCCATTATTACTACGGTGCAACAAAACTTGCTATTACCAGAGCTCTGAATGAATACCCATCAAAAGAAAAAATAAAAAAAGAAAAATATAGGGCATTGCATCCATTGGTAGGTTTTAGAGATGTTAGGTTGGAAAGACCACCCTATTTACAGGTTGCCCTCGATGTTCCCACAGTTGAAAATATGGAATTTATAATCGAATCCCTTCCAAAAACCGATAGAATAATAATAGAAGCAGGAACACCACTTATTAAAAAATACGGTATAGAAATTATAGAACATATAAGGGAACTCTACGATGGGTATATCGTGGCAGATTTAAAGACAATTGATACGGGTAGAGTAGAGGTTAGAATGGCTTTTGAATGCACGGCAAATGCAGTAGTTTTAAGCGGTGTTGCTCCAAAGGCTACGATTTTAAAAGGTATTCATGAATGTGAAAAATGTGGAATAATGAGTTATTTGGATACCATAAATATAGAAAACCCATTGAAATTATACAATTCCTTAGAATTAAAACCTGATGTTTTAATGGTGCATAGGGGTATTGATGAGGAAACATTTAATAAGGATAGGTTATATTTAGATACAGATAATGAAAAAGACAAAAAATTAATATTGGGAGTTGCAGGGGGCGTTTCAATAGATAATATCGATGAATTAAAAAATAAGTATGATATATTGGTTGTTGGACGAGGCATTACAAAATCAAGAGACCCGGGAAGAGTTGCTAGGGCTATTGTAAATAAATTGGGCGATGATATAGAACAGTATAGGTTATACTTAGATGAGGATGAGGATATTAATTTATAA
- the cobT gene encoding nicotinate mononucleotide-dependent phosphoribosyltransferase CobT, giving the protein MSIISINDNNGFLDKIKNKKVQFSCVISSIETTKYIPISGVNKKVIEYTPAADMELVIMGKSLSIPTPPIDATGCPSPATITRANVDLKNIPVLTVDAGSAIKPKIPYISVDEKPTGDIYKGRAMNNSKELFKMGEIIGKNLTSDALIIGESVPGGTTTALGVLMGLGYDAKNRMSSGSVKNPKELKLNVVENGLKYAKSKDVFDILNAVGDKMMPVVAGMAVSSVKKGKPVILAGGTQMASVLSVIKEINKNHTKENILKSGLISIGTTEFVLNDKNADLKGIIEQIDENVPIFASKFNYDKSHIEGLKSYCKGSVKEGVGAGGISVYSYVNGLIPDDIRAYVEKNYYRWFKKDVE; this is encoded by the coding sequence ATGTCAATAATATCTATAAATGACAATAATGGATTTTTAGATAAAATAAAAAATAAAAAAGTCCAATTTTCCTGTGTAATTTCATCAATAGAAACCACAAAATATATTCCAATATCTGGGGTAAATAAAAAGGTAATTGAATATACTCCAGCAGCAGACATGGAGCTCGTAATAATGGGTAAGAGCTTATCCATACCAACACCACCAATAGATGCCACAGGATGTCCAAGCCCAGCTACCATTACAAGGGCAAATGTAGATTTAAAAAATATTCCAGTTTTAACGGTGGATGCAGGAAGTGCTATAAAACCAAAAATACCATATATCTCCGTGGATGAAAAACCAACGGGGGATATTTACAAAGGCAGAGCTATGAACAATTCAAAGGAATTATTTAAAATGGGGGAAATAATTGGAAAAAATTTAACATCCGATGCTTTAATAATTGGAGAAAGTGTTCCAGGTGGGACAACCACGGCATTGGGTGTGTTAATGGGATTAGGATATGATGCAAAAAACAGGATGAGCTCAGGCTCTGTTAAAAATCCAAAGGAGTTAAAATTAAATGTCGTTGAAAATGGTTTAAAATATGCAAAATCAAAGGATGTATTTGATATTTTAAATGCAGTAGGCGATAAAATGATGCCTGTTGTTGCAGGTATGGCGGTCTCATCAGTTAAAAAAGGAAAACCCGTAATATTGGCAGGTGGAACTCAAATGGCTTCTGTGCTTTCTGTTATAAAGGAAATAAATAAAAACCATACAAAAGAAAATATATTAAAATCAGGGTTGATATCAATAGGAACAACAGAATTTGTTTTAAATGATAAAAACGCAGACTTAAAAGGAATTATTGAGCAAATAGATGAGAATGTGCCTATATTCGCTTCAAAATTCAATTACGATAAATCACATATTGAAGGTTTAAAATCATACTGCAAAGGTTCTGTAAAGGAGGGTGTAGGAGCAGGTGGAATTTCAGTGTATTCTTATGTAAATGGGCTAATTCCAGATGATATAAGGGCTTATGTTGAGAAAAACTATTACAGATGGTTTAAAAAAGATGTAGAATAA
- a CDS encoding cell wall-binding repeat-containing protein, which produces MLKKLMVLLTLIALSASAVSAFSVSSKDVILVSDNCADQTAALEIANVLNATVVTTAWGIYNESIVENIKSLNPDKVIIIGGSSAVVDDYVEALNNDGISVERIGGKTRYDTNANITLKFQSKFANTYGNTTICVVHGLDEASLNETATKVKYNHCLVILSNGTNLSVEPTKLHLKINKVEVIENPACPCNNSKVIARLTHKGFNVSVNSIPENKLKMIIQNRIRHMDMKIKMLKRRGIDTTELEVKLNEANELMSQNKYKEAYKTVLQLEGEQMALVKLKLHANGHGHAKLKTNMTLNTETNSSSGAHANGKASVHVKAHAKTNSNANSDNNFTNANANASVSISTNGGMSSSQ; this is translated from the coding sequence ATGTTAAAAAAATTAATGGTGCTATTAACACTTATAGCATTATCGGCATCCGCAGTGTCTGCATTTTCAGTCTCTTCAAAAGATGTTATACTTGTAAGTGATAATTGTGCAGACCAGACCGCAGCTTTAGAAATTGCAAATGTATTAAACGCAACAGTGGTTACCACAGCATGGGGAATATACAACGAAAGTATAGTTGAAAATATAAAATCACTTAACCCAGACAAAGTAATAATCATCGGTGGAAGTTCAGCAGTTGTTGATGACTATGTTGAGGCATTGAATAATGATGGCATATCAGTTGAAAGAATAGGTGGCAAAACAAGATATGATACAAATGCAAATATTACATTGAAATTCCAAAGTAAATTTGCCAATACATACGGTAATACAACAATATGCGTTGTCCATGGATTAGATGAAGCATCATTAAATGAAACAGCAACAAAAGTAAAATATAATCATTGTTTGGTAATATTATCAAATGGCACAAACTTATCAGTAGAACCTACAAAATTACATTTAAAAATTAATAAGGTAGAAGTAATTGAAAATCCGGCATGTCCATGCAATAATTCAAAAGTAATAGCTAGATTGACGCATAAAGGATTTAATGTATCGGTAAATAGCATCCCAGAAAATAAATTAAAAATGATAATACAGAATAGAATAAGACATATGGATATGAAAATCAAGATGTTAAAGAGAAGAGGAATAGATACTACCGAATTAGAAGTAAAATTAAACGAAGCTAATGAGTTAATGAGTCAAAATAAATATAAAGAAGCATATAAGACAGTTTTACAGTTAGAAGGAGAGCAGATGGCATTGGTTAAATTAAAATTGCATGCTAATGGCCATGGTCATGCTAAACTAAAAACTAATATGACACTCAATACTGAAACCAATTCCAGTTCAGGAGCTCATGCAAATGGTAAGGCATCTGTCCATGTAAAAGCTCATGCAAAAACTAACTCAAATGCAAATAGTGATAATAACTTTACAAACGCAAATGCCAATGCAAGTGTTAGCATATCTACAAATGGTGGTATGAGCTCATCACAGTAA